One segment of Saprospiraceae bacterium DNA contains the following:
- the prfB gene encoding peptide chain release factor 2 (programmed frameshift) yields MTIEQLKELKDKLAVLRRYLDVDNRAREVEDLTSQTLDPTFWNDPKRAEAIQRKIGLNKKWLDEYASLAREVDDLEGLYEFQKEGLADESEVDAQFAKATQILADAEFRSTLNQKEDSMNAVLNINAGAGGTEACDWSAMLLRMYKMWAEKSGFKVIELFEQDGDEAGIKSASIEIRGDYAYGWLKGENGVHRLVRISPFNAQGKRQTSFSSVFVYPLIEDDEIEVKISPDDLKWDVFRASGAGGQHVNRTESAVRVTHIPTGIVAECQQDRSQHRNREIAMTLLKSRLYEVELRKRQAEKDKIEAGKSKIEWGSQIRSYVLDDRWVKDLRSGHKVHNPDAVLDGDLDGFLKAYLMWERNPTAVEVED; encoded by the exons ATGACTATCGAACAACTTAAAGAGTTGAAGGATAAGCTGGCGGTCTTAAGGAGGTATCTT GACGTGGACAACCGCGCCAGAGAAGTCGAAGACCTGACCAGCCAAACCCTCGACCCCACATTTTGGAACGACCCCAAACGCGCCGAAGCCATTCAGCGCAAAATCGGTCTCAACAAGAAATGGCTCGATGAATACGCCAGCCTCGCCCGAGAGGTGGACGACCTCGAAGGCCTTTATGAGTTTCAGAAAGAAGGACTTGCCGACGAATCGGAGGTGGATGCCCAGTTTGCCAAAGCCACCCAGATTTTGGCGGATGCCGAATTCCGCAGCACGCTCAATCAAAAAGAGGACTCCATGAACGCCGTGCTCAACATCAACGCGGGCGCGGGCGGCACGGAGGCCTGTGACTGGTCGGCCATGCTGCTGCGGATGTATAAGATGTGGGCCGAAAAATCAGGCTTCAAAGTCATTGAACTCTTTGAGCAGGACGGCGACGAGGCTGGCATCAAATCGGCGAGTATCGAGATTCGAGGCGACTACGCCTACGGCTGGCTAAAAGGCGAGAACGGGGTGCACCGCCTTGTGCGCATCAGCCCGTTCAATGCACAGGGCAAGCGCCAGACCTCGTTTTCCTCCGTGTTCGTCTATCCGCTCATCGAAGACGACGAAATCGAAGTGAAAATCAGTCCAGACGACTTGAAATGGGACGTTTTTCGCGCATCCGGCGCAGGTGGGCAGCACGTCAACCGGACGGAATCCGCCGTGCGCGTCACGCACATCCCGACGGGCATCGTGGCCGAATGTCAGCAAGACCGCAGCCAGCACCGCAACCGCGAGATTGCGATGACTTTGCTGAAAAGCCGCCTCTATGAGGTCGAGCTGCGCAAGCGCCAAGCCGAGAAAGACAAAATCGAAGCAGGCAAAAGCAAAATAGAGTGGGGGAGCCAAATCCGCTCCTATGTGCTCGACGACCGCTGGGTGAAAGACCTCCGCTCCGGCCATAAGGTGCACAACCCCGACGCTGTGCTCGATGGAGACCTTGACGGCTTCCTCAAAGCATATTTGATGTGGGAACGGAACCCGACGGCGGTGGAAGTGGAGGATTGA
- a CDS encoding AAA family ATPase, translating to MIVVPDFDIKDTLLSDERRTVCRAMRLRDGQAVILKICTGEFSDTREMAKLRREYDIARQLDFEGAVRTLELHEFTSGAALVMEDFGGMALSQIAGKKPLPLDSFFPIAIRLTEMLAELHHRNIIHKDIKPDNILVDPKQKDVRLIDFGIATLLTNETVGIVSHSELEGSLHYISPEQTGRMNRPIDYRSDLYSLGATFYELLTGTPPFPSGDAAVLVHAHLARMPISPTEANPTVPVVLSELVLKLLEKSPESRYQSLKGLKADLEKCALQWQRAGSIEPFPLGENDVSDRFLIPQKLYGREWETEFLLDAFDEAAQGDAVLLTVSGFSGIGKTKLIEEIHKPVVAQRGYFIHGKFDQFNRDAPYSAGIEAFGGLIRQLLSESDASIAAWKEKLLNALGSNAGVIAEVLPELELIIGKQPAPVVLPPSESQNRFNLAFLQFVSTFTKPAHPLVFFVDDMQWADIPSLKLLELLMADKETAHLLFICAYRDNEVNAAHPLIKTFESLKAQFVPIKEITLAPLQFAHISQIIADTLHCPPGETAELSKLILEKTGGNPFFVNEFLKSLHQEKLFVFDHAEHRWYWDLEKIKLRDITDNVVELMSGKIRLLDEKAQRLCQYAACIGNKFDLHTLATVYEKPLHLTAKDLRPAILEGLIVPVGNAYRVAEIPDAADSGTPVEYRFLHDRVQQAAYDLIPDSDKQALHLKIGRLMLGHFSEEEKRERLFEVANQFNAGIQLIEEEAERNQLATLNLMAGKRAKNSAAHEPAWKYLSTGTNLLPPDAWQRYYDLTLELHNESAEAAYLSGDFDSMVRLTGVVFDHAAELLHKVKAYSIKIQGYLSLTRNGEALSTCLEVLELLGVKFPSKPSKLHIVKSLIETKLRLRGKSADQLVGQPNMTDPKATAIMEILPYTASASYFAKPDLFPLVVFKQVSLSVKYGNHIQSAFAYATYGLVMCGSTLEFDEGQKFGDIAVRVLEKLNGTAVYSRVHFVHSGFILQWRVHFRHCLDGLLNAYQKGLENGDFTYGSYAIFNYCFDKLYMGELPLPSVKAEMDAYVAALHKIKQNTSIVWLNIPQQAVANLLDENQISARFLGPHYDETTETERQIQGKDLSGLCVYYLCRMMLSYLFDETEEALENGEKCVKLLDAVLATPHVMAIHHFYALTLLRTAEKTPAKRQQLIKKAQKTLRLIKKFAKSGPANNLAKQHLVDAEIQRLKGNAREASILYKNAIATANAHGFTNEEAIANELYARFLAASAPEQSRQYLLEARRLYQKWGAVAKVNQLDQQHGLKAPTTTTSDTYSSRSGSHSSDELDMLSLTKAALAISGEIHLDKLMSKLMHVVVENAGAQNGYLIIERNGQWQLEAKGSVEEEKEPKNATESAVTSHEPASAPLHGNELVPESVIQYVARTREDLVIGDIQQDTRFSSDPVAQKNNPRSVLCLPVINQGKIIGILYLENKLSTGVFTEQRVQIMKLLSGQVAVSLENALQYERLEQKVAERTAEVMRQKDALEKSLTELKMAQAKLVESEKMASLGQLTAGIAHEINNPINFVSVGVRNLVRNFEEVKEVMDTYLNPNADTDKVAQQLSEKQRRQQILEIFEDSDTLFKSIQKGVDRTIGIVKSLRNFSRLDEGELKAVDIHEGLDSTLEILQSQIKKKAEVVRRYGELPLVECAAGKINQVFLNIINNALQAIEERGTITLETNFLKENNAVEIIISDTGKGMSEEVKRRLFEPFFTTKPVGEGTGLGLSISYSIIEEHKGSISVESPARAVYANNEQGKGATFVITLPVTQGV from the coding sequence ATGATAGTTGTCCCGGATTTTGACATAAAAGACACCCTTCTGTCGGATGAGCGTCGCACCGTCTGCCGTGCCATGCGGCTGCGAGACGGGCAAGCCGTGATTTTGAAAATTTGCACGGGCGAGTTTTCCGATACGCGGGAAATGGCAAAGCTGCGCCGGGAATACGACATTGCCCGGCAACTTGATTTTGAAGGCGCGGTCAGAACGCTCGAACTGCACGAGTTCACAAGTGGGGCAGCCTTGGTGATGGAAGACTTTGGCGGCATGGCCTTGAGCCAAATCGCAGGCAAAAAACCGCTGCCGCTCGACTCCTTTTTCCCGATAGCCATCCGGCTGACAGAAATGCTGGCCGAACTCCACCACCGCAACATCATCCATAAAGACATCAAGCCCGACAATATCTTGGTGGACCCAAAGCAAAAGGATGTTCGGCTGATAGACTTCGGCATCGCTACCCTGCTGACCAACGAAACCGTAGGCATCGTCAGTCACAGCGAGTTGGAAGGCTCTTTGCACTACATCTCGCCCGAACAGACCGGACGCATGAACCGCCCGATTGACTACCGCTCCGACCTTTATTCGCTCGGTGCCACCTTCTACGAATTGCTCACCGGCACGCCGCCTTTCCCATCAGGCGATGCGGCAGTGTTGGTCCATGCGCATCTCGCGCGGATGCCTATTTCGCCGACAGAAGCCAACCCCACCGTGCCAGTTGTTTTGTCGGAACTAGTGCTGAAATTGCTCGAAAAATCCCCCGAATCGCGCTACCAAAGCTTGAAAGGGCTGAAAGCCGATTTGGAAAAATGCGCCTTGCAATGGCAACGAGCAGGCAGCATCGAGCCTTTCCCGTTGGGAGAAAACGACGTGTCCGACCGGTTTTTGATTCCTCAAAAACTCTACGGGCGCGAATGGGAGACGGAATTCCTGCTCGATGCTTTCGACGAGGCCGCGCAAGGCGACGCGGTGCTGCTCACCGTGTCGGGCTTTTCGGGCATCGGCAAAACAAAACTCATCGAAGAAATCCACAAACCTGTGGTGGCGCAGCGCGGCTATTTTATTCACGGAAAATTTGACCAGTTCAACCGCGACGCGCCGTACAGCGCGGGCATCGAGGCATTCGGCGGCCTGATTCGCCAATTGCTTTCCGAGAGCGATGCCTCCATAGCCGCTTGGAAAGAAAAACTCCTGAACGCGCTGGGGTCTAATGCGGGTGTCATCGCCGAGGTATTGCCAGAGTTGGAACTCATCATCGGCAAACAACCAGCCCCCGTCGTGCTGCCACCGTCCGAGTCGCAAAACCGATTCAACCTCGCATTTTTGCAGTTCGTCAGCACCTTCACCAAGCCAGCGCATCCGCTTGTGTTTTTCGTTGACGATATGCAATGGGCCGACATTCCGTCGCTGAAGCTGCTCGAACTGCTCATGGCCGACAAGGAAACGGCCCATCTGTTGTTCATTTGCGCCTACCGCGACAATGAGGTGAATGCCGCGCACCCGCTCATAAAGACCTTTGAAAGCCTGAAAGCGCAATTTGTCCCAATCAAAGAAATCACGCTCGCTCCCCTCCAATTCGCACACATCAGCCAAATCATCGCCGACACGCTGCACTGCCCGCCCGGCGAAACCGCCGAGTTGTCCAAATTGATTTTGGAAAAAACTGGTGGCAACCCCTTCTTTGTCAACGAGTTCTTGAAGTCGCTCCATCAAGAAAAACTGTTTGTGTTCGACCACGCGGAGCACCGTTGGTATTGGGATTTGGAAAAAATAAAACTCCGCGACATCACCGACAACGTAGTGGAACTGATGAGCGGCAAAATCCGCCTGCTCGACGAAAAAGCCCAGCGCCTTTGCCAATACGCTGCCTGCATCGGCAACAAGTTCGACCTGCACACCCTTGCCACCGTCTATGAAAAACCGCTTCACCTCACGGCGAAAGATTTGCGACCCGCCATCTTGGAAGGGCTGATAGTGCCCGTTGGCAACGCCTACCGCGTGGCCGAAATACCAGATGCCGCCGATTCGGGCACGCCAGTAGAATACCGATTTTTGCACGACCGTGTGCAACAGGCCGCCTACGACCTCATTCCCGATTCGGACAAACAAGCCTTGCACCTGAAAATCGGGCGGCTCATGCTCGGTCATTTCTCAGAAGAAGAAAAGCGCGAAAGGCTGTTTGAGGTAGCCAACCAATTCAACGCCGGCATACAGCTCATTGAAGAAGAAGCCGAAAGAAATCAACTTGCCACACTCAACCTCATGGCTGGCAAGCGGGCTAAAAACTCCGCCGCCCACGAGCCAGCATGGAAATACCTCTCCACCGGCACCAACTTGCTACCACCCGACGCATGGCAGCGATACTACGACCTCACGCTCGAGCTCCACAACGAGAGCGCGGAAGCTGCCTATCTCAGCGGCGACTTCGACAGCATGGTGCGGCTCACGGGCGTGGTGTTCGACCATGCCGCCGAGCTGCTCCACAAAGTCAAAGCATACAGCATCAAGATACAGGGCTATCTTTCTCTGACCCGCAATGGAGAGGCCTTGAGCACCTGTCTGGAAGTGCTGGAATTGCTGGGGGTGAAATTTCCCAGCAAACCAAGCAAACTGCACATCGTCAAAAGTTTGATTGAAACAAAATTGCGCCTGCGCGGAAAGTCCGCCGACCAATTGGTGGGGCAGCCCAACATGACCGACCCCAAAGCGACGGCCATCATGGAAATCCTTCCCTATACCGCATCTGCCTCCTATTTTGCCAAACCCGACCTTTTCCCCCTCGTCGTTTTCAAACAAGTCAGCCTTTCCGTCAAGTACGGCAACCACATCCAATCGGCATTTGCCTACGCCACCTACGGGTTGGTGATGTGCGGCAGCACCCTTGAATTCGATGAAGGACAAAAGTTTGGAGATATCGCCGTTCGGGTGCTCGAAAAATTGAATGGTACTGCCGTCTATTCGCGGGTGCATTTCGTCCATTCGGGCTTTATCCTTCAATGGCGCGTGCATTTCAGACATTGCCTCGACGGGCTTTTGAACGCTTACCAGAAAGGACTGGAAAACGGCGACTTCACCTATGGCTCTTACGCGATTTTCAATTATTGCTTTGACAAACTCTACATGGGGGAACTGCCACTCCCATCCGTAAAAGCAGAAATGGATGCTTATGTGGCAGCTCTGCACAAAATCAAACAGAACACCAGCATCGTCTGGCTAAACATACCCCAACAGGCGGTGGCCAACCTGCTCGACGAAAACCAAATAAGCGCCCGTTTTCTTGGCCCCCACTACGACGAGACGACCGAGACAGAGCGGCAAATCCAAGGCAAAGATTTAAGCGGGCTGTGCGTCTATTACCTGTGCCGGATGATGCTCAGTTACCTCTTCGACGAAACAGAGGAAGCATTGGAAAACGGTGAAAAATGCGTGAAACTGCTCGACGCGGTATTAGCCACCCCGCATGTGATGGCCATTCATCATTTCTACGCGCTCACGCTGCTACGCACCGCCGAAAAAACTCCCGCAAAAAGACAGCAACTCATCAAAAAAGCCCAAAAAACACTGAGATTAATAAAGAAATTTGCCAAAAGCGGCCCCGCGAACAACTTGGCCAAACAACATCTGGTGGATGCCGAAATCCAGCGCCTCAAAGGCAACGCAAGGGAGGCCAGCATACTCTACAAAAATGCCATCGCCACTGCCAACGCTCATGGCTTCACCAACGAGGAGGCCATAGCAAACGAACTCTACGCTCGTTTTCTGGCGGCTTCGGCACCCGAGCAAAGCCGTCAGTACTTGCTCGAAGCCCGCCGTCTCTACCAAAAATGGGGCGCAGTGGCCAAAGTAAACCAACTCGACCAGCAACACGGCTTGAAAGCCCCTACAACCACCACCAGCGACACCTACTCCTCCCGCTCCGGCAGCCATAGCAGCGACGAGCTCGATATGCTCTCGCTCACAAAAGCCGCGCTCGCCATCTCCGGCGAAATCCATCTGGACAAGCTCATGTCCAAGCTCATGCACGTCGTCGTCGAAAACGCAGGCGCTCAAAACGGCTACCTCATTATAGAACGCAACGGCCAGTGGCAACTCGAAGCAAAAGGCTCGGTGGAAGAAGAAAAAGAACCCAAAAACGCCACTGAGAGCGCAGTCACATCGCACGAACCCGCTTCCGCCCCGCTCCATGGCAACGAGCTCGTGCCGGAATCCGTGATTCAATATGTGGCACGCACGCGCGAGGACTTGGTAATCGGTGATATACAGCAAGACACCCGCTTTTCCAGCGACCCTGTGGCACAGAAAAACAACCCGCGTTCCGTGCTCTGCCTGCCAGTCATCAATCAGGGTAAGATAATCGGCATTTTATACTTGGAAAACAAACTCAGCACGGGAGTCTTCACCGAACAGCGCGTGCAAATCATGAAACTCCTGTCTGGGCAAGTGGCAGTATCGCTCGAAAACGCCCTTCAATATGAGCGTCTCGAACAAAAAGTGGCCGAGCGCACCGCCGAAGTGATGCGGCAGAAAGATGCCCTCGAAAAATCGCTCACCGAACTAAAAATGGCTCAAGCCAAATTAGTGGAGAGCGAAAAAATGGCATCGCTGGGCCAACTGACAGCGGGCATCGCACACGAAATCAACAACCCTATCAACTTTGTCTCCGTCGGCGTACGCAATTTGGTGCGCAACTTCGAGGAAGTCAAAGAGGTCATGGATACTTATCTCAACCCCAACGCCGACACAGACAAAGTGGCCCAACAACTCTCCGAAAAACAGCGCCGACAGCAAATCCTTGAAATCTTCGAAGACAGCGATACCCTTTTCAAAAGCATTCAAAAAGGTGTGGACCGCACCATCGGCATTGTCAAGAGTCTGCGAAACTTCAGCCGCCTCGACGAGGGCGAGCTGAAAGCCGTGGACATACACGAGGGGCTTGACTCCACGCTCGAAATACTGCAAAGCCAAATCAAGAAAAAAGCCGAAGTAGTGAGGCGATACGGCGAGTTGCCACTGGTGGAATGTGCCGCCGGCAAAATCAACCAAGTCTTCCTCAACATCATCAACAATGCCTTGCAAGCAATAGAGGAGCGCGGCACCATCACATTGGAAACCAATTTTTTGAAAGAAAACAATGCGGTTGAAATCATCATCTCCGACACGGGCAAGGGCATGAGCGAAGAAGTGAAACGCCGCTTGTTTGAACCGTTTTTCACCACCAAGCCCGTTGGGGAAGGCACAGGGTTGGGGTTGAGCATCAGCTACAGCATCATCGAAGAGCACAAAGGCAGCATCTCGGTGGAAAGTCCGGCACGCGCAGTTTACGCGAACAACGAACAAGGCAAAGGCGCTACCTTTGTGATTACACTACCGGTTACACAAGGCGTTTAG
- a CDS encoding RNA polymerase sigma factor, with amino-acid sequence MHERDLIQQCLANDRNAQRQLYERYKNAMYTLAYRVTGDFDTAAEVLQDAFLQVFRHLADFQGKSTLGAWIKTIVVRTALGELRRRRIRFESLEPHHETVNWDWGTDLDVEYLEHAIQALPEGYRAVFVLAEIEGFSHKEIGDMLGISEGTSKSQLFYAKKRLRQTLTLI; translated from the coding sequence ATGCACGAGCGCGACCTCATCCAGCAATGCTTAGCCAACGACCGCAACGCCCAACGGCAGCTGTACGAACGCTACAAAAACGCGATGTACACCTTGGCCTACCGGGTCACGGGCGACTTCGACACCGCAGCAGAAGTGTTGCAGGATGCCTTTTTACAGGTGTTCCGTCATCTTGCTGATTTTCAGGGAAAAAGCACGCTCGGCGCGTGGATAAAAACCATCGTGGTGCGCACGGCGCTCGGCGAATTGCGCCGCCGCCGCATCCGTTTTGAGTCGCTCGAACCACACCACGAAACGGTCAATTGGGATTGGGGCACCGACTTGGATGTCGAGTATTTGGAACATGCCATTCAGGCGCTACCCGAAGGCTACCGTGCAGTGTTCGTGTTGGCCGAAATCGAAGGTTTTTCCCACAAAGAAATCGGCGATATGCTCGGCATTTCCGAAGGCACCTCCAAATCCCAACTTTTTTACGCCAAAAAACGCTTGCGCCAAACCCTCACGCTGATATGA
- the dusB gene encoding tRNA dihydrouridine synthase DusB produces the protein MVKIGNVELGEFPLLLAPMEDVSDPPFRKLCKEQGADMVYTEFISADGLVHEAKNTLQKLEIFDYERPIGIQYFGGQLESMLEAAEIIEAKNPDVIDINFGCPVAKVACRMAGAGLLRDVPLMVKLTEAVVKSTKRPVTVKTRLGWDDATINIQEVSERLQDVGIQALSIHARTRSQMYKGEANWSWIAKVKENPRIHIPIFGNGDVDSPQKALDYRNRFGVDGIMIGRASIGYPWIFREIKHYFSAGEILPPPTVEERVRAARQHLRDSLDWKGPKLGVLEMRRHYAPYFRDLPNIKPYRARLVTEMQPETLFAILEEIEAEYSAMEMELA, from the coding sequence ATGGTCAAAATCGGCAACGTCGAGCTGGGCGAATTTCCACTCCTGCTCGCCCCTATGGAAGATGTGAGCGACCCGCCTTTCCGCAAGCTGTGCAAAGAGCAGGGCGCGGATATGGTTTACACAGAGTTCATCAGTGCCGACGGCTTGGTGCATGAAGCCAAAAACACTTTGCAGAAACTCGAAATTTTCGACTACGAGCGCCCCATCGGTATCCAGTATTTTGGTGGCCAGTTGGAAAGCATGCTCGAGGCAGCCGAAATCATAGAAGCCAAGAACCCCGATGTGATTGACATCAATTTTGGCTGCCCGGTGGCAAAAGTGGCCTGTCGCATGGCCGGGGCTGGCTTGCTCCGCGATGTGCCGCTCATGGTAAAACTGACGGAGGCCGTCGTGAAAAGCACCAAACGCCCCGTCACCGTGAAAACCCGCCTCGGCTGGGATGATGCCACCATCAATATCCAGGAAGTATCCGAACGCCTTCAAGACGTGGGCATTCAGGCGCTGAGCATTCACGCCCGCACCCGCTCGCAGATGTATAAAGGTGAGGCCAATTGGTCGTGGATCGCCAAAGTGAAGGAGAACCCACGCATCCACATCCCCATCTTTGGCAATGGCGATGTGGACAGCCCGCAAAAGGCGCTGGATTACAGAAACAGGTTTGGGGTGGATGGCATCATGATTGGGCGAGCCAGCATAGGTTATCCGTGGATATTCCGCGAAATCAAACACTACTTTTCCGCAGGCGAAATACTCCCGCCACCCACTGTTGAAGAGCGCGTTCGGGCAGCGCGCCAGCACCTTCGCGACAGCCTCGATTGGAAAGGCCCCAAACTCGGCGTTTTGGAGATGCGTCGCCATTACGCGCCTTATTTCCGGGATTTGCCCAACATCAAGCCTTACCGCGCACGTCTGGTCACAGAAATGCAGCCAGAAACACTTTTCGCCATCTTGGAAGAAATTGAGGCCGAGTATTCCGCAATGGAGATGGAGCTCGCTTAG
- a CDS encoding DUF4097 family beta strand repeat protein translates to MKIQTLLLILLLAAGKAAAQTTLQVVTKTVQKTVPWKPGYAVEINCEKADIEIETAPAGQNSVRVKAELSARHPQLDSATQDLKAWKFVTSTIGKKIFIRAYIGLPSGAALPASNLKAKLTVTVPADCPTTLTNKFGSARLEKIAAKVVLTGEFCAFTLLQLSGKVEVDSRYGNVDGSQLTGPVQIDAKRADISLTGLGNDCTIRSEYGKVQIEAAAQTGNVSVQASKGDVTVEMPQPYRHNFDLKATHGELTMPLSLRLDAGAGINAKQASIHQGNNRPRMVVETTFGNIVIK, encoded by the coding sequence ATGAAAATCCAAACATTGCTGCTCATTCTGCTGCTCGCGGCAGGTAAAGCGGCGGCCCAAACTACGCTCCAAGTCGTGACCAAAACGGTGCAAAAAACCGTGCCGTGGAAACCCGGCTACGCGGTAGAAATCAACTGCGAAAAGGCGGACATCGAGATAGAGACCGCCCCAGCAGGCCAAAATTCGGTGCGTGTGAAAGCAGAATTGTCCGCCCGCCACCCCCAACTCGACAGCGCCACGCAGGATTTGAAGGCTTGGAAATTCGTGACTTCCACCATCGGGAAAAAAATATTTATCCGCGCTTACATCGGCTTGCCTTCGGGCGCGGCATTGCCGGCTTCCAACCTGAAAGCAAAACTGACAGTGACCGTACCGGCGGATTGCCCGACCACGCTCACCAATAAATTCGGCAGCGCCCGGCTGGAAAAAATCGCCGCGAAAGTGGTGCTCACCGGTGAGTTTTGCGCTTTCACGCTGCTCCAACTCAGCGGCAAAGTGGAGGTGGACAGCCGCTACGGCAACGTGGACGGCAGCCAACTAACTGGCCCAGTACAGATTGATGCCAAACGTGCCGATATATCGCTCACGGGGCTTGGCAATGACTGCACCATTCGCAGCGAATACGGCAAGGTGCAAATAGAGGCTGCCGCCCAAACGGGCAACGTGAGCGTGCAAGCCTCCAAAGGCGATGTGACGGTGGAAATGCCACAGCCATATCGCCACAATTTCGACCTCAAAGCCACCCACGGCGAACTGACCATGCCGCTCAGCCTCCGCCTTGACGCAGGCGCAGGTATCAACGCGAAACAAGCGTCCATTCATCAGGGCAACAACCGACCCCGCATGGTTGTGGAGACCACGTTCGGAAACATCGTTATCAAATAG
- a CDS encoding FKBP-type peptidyl-prolyl cis-trans isomerase yields the protein MLALAAIFLSQIACKQDGTTTEHGFRYVNHTNKGGEKPQPGQTVLFHFEAYIGDSLMGSTRVNFGGPREYELPAADKLPQRVPAVYDALLLSGVGDSVTIYEKIDSFLQQFVPKSLQTEKEVRYEIVLEKIVSQEEVQQKMAEAQQRAMEAQKAGEEAITRAPGVATMVKATAADYRAGKLKSKLTTTPSGLKILTVDKGSGSPIKQGEPVKTHYYGVLTNGTMFDNSFERGQPLPFSAGVGQMIPGFDEGVLTLNHGGKAYLFIPSNLAYGENGQGSIPPNAELVFYIEVL from the coding sequence ATGTTGGCTCTCGCAGCCATTTTTCTCTCTCAAATCGCCTGCAAACAAGATGGCACCACGACGGAACATGGCTTCCGCTACGTCAACCACACCAATAAAGGCGGCGAAAAACCCCAACCCGGCCAAACGGTATTGTTCCACTTCGAGGCATACATCGGCGACTCGCTCATGGGCAGCACCCGCGTCAACTTCGGTGGCCCCCGTGAATACGAACTACCCGCAGCCGACAAGCTCCCGCAGCGCGTCCCAGCTGTTTACGATGCACTTTTGCTCTCAGGGGTAGGCGATAGCGTCACCATCTATGAGAAAATAGACTCGTTTTTGCAGCAGTTTGTCCCCAAGTCGCTACAAACCGAAAAAGAGGTCCGCTACGAAATCGTCTTGGAGAAAATCGTGTCTCAAGAGGAAGTCCAGCAGAAAATGGCCGAAGCGCAACAGCGGGCTATGGAAGCGCAAAAAGCTGGAGAGGAAGCCATCACTCGTGCCCCCGGCGTGGCCACTATGGTGAAAGCCACCGCTGCCGACTATCGTGCTGGCAAATTGAAAAGCAAACTCACCACCACACCTTCCGGCTTGAAAATACTCACGGTGGACAAGGGCAGCGGCTCCCCCATCAAGCAAGGCGAACCCGTCAAAACACACTATTATGGCGTGCTGACCAACGGCACCATGTTCGACAACTCTTTTGAACGCGGCCAGCCCCTGCCGTTCAGTGCAGGTGTTGGGCAGATGATTCCGGGCTTCGACGAAGGGGTGCTCACGCTCAACCACGGCGGCAAAGCCTATTTGTTCATCCCGTCCAATCTTGCCTACGGCGAAAACGGCCAAGGCTCCATACCACCCAACGCAGAGCTGGTTTTCTACATCGAGGTATTGTAA
- a CDS encoding response regulator, with product MNIPEKPTVLYVDDEEDNLIVFRSAFRRDFNVLTTTSPDEALDILKSEEVPVLICDQRMPMCTGVELFCKIPPTVENVRIILTGYSDVETIVSAINICNIYRYLTKPWDQPELKHTLDMAVEKYYLQKHNASLLLDLQQANEQLEEKVRVRTKELNEEKEKSERLLLNILPDEIAEELKQHGKVQPRRFDQVSMIFLDIVEFTKIAEQMSPEQLIEELDYYFQAIDTIFSRHGVEKIKTIGDAYLAVTGLPVPNANHALQALQAAIEILDFISQEKEKRTAAQKTSFDVRIGIHSGSVIAGVVGNTKFAFDIWGDDVNIAARLESSGEKGRINVSESTWRLVNGRYKFEQRGRVSAKYKGEIEMYFLET from the coding sequence ATGAACATACCAGAAAAACCCACTGTGCTGTATGTGGACGACGAGGAAGACAACCTCATCGTTTTCAGATCCGCTTTTCGCCGGGATTTCAACGTATTGACCACCACATCCCCCGATGAGGCACTCGATATTCTCAAAAGCGAGGAAGTCCCAGTGTTGATTTGCGACCAACGGATGCCCATGTGCACCGGTGTCGAATTGTTTTGCAAAATACCACCCACCGTGGAAAACGTGCGCATCATCCTGACAGGCTACAGCGACGTAGAAACCATCGTGAGCGCCATCAACATCTGCAACATCTACCGCTATCTCACCAAACCATGGGACCAACCCGAGCTGAAGCACACACTCGATATGGCGGTGGAGAAGTATTATTTGCAAAAACACAACGCCAGCCTATTGCTCGACCTCCAGCAAGCCAATGAACAATTGGAGGAAAAAGTACGAGTGCGCACCAAAGAGCTGAATGAGGAAAAAGAAAAGTCCGAGCGCCTTTTGCTCAACATACTGCCCGACGAAATCGCGGAAGAGCTGAAGCAACACGGCAAAGTGCAGCCTCGCCGCTTCGACCAAGTGAGCATGATATTTCTCGACATCGTGGAGTTCACCAAAATCGCCGAGCAAATGTCGCCGGAGCAATTGATTGAAGAGCTGGACTACTATTTTCAAGCGATTGACACCATCTTCAGCCGACATGGCGTGGAAAAAATCAAGACTATCGGCGATGCCTATCTCGCCGTCACGGGCCTGCCCGTGCCCAATGCCAACCACGCCCTCCAAGCCTTGCAAGCGGCCATCGAAATCCTTGATTTCATCAGTCAGGAAAAAGAAAAACGCACAGCAGCCCAAAAAACATCTTTCGATGTGCGCATCGGCATACACAGCGGCTCGGTCATCGCAGGCGTGGTTGGCAACACCAAGTTTGCCTTCGACATCTGGGGCGACGACGTGAACATCGCTGCCCGACTTGAAAGCAGCGGCGAAAAAGGCCGCATCAACGTGTCCGAATCCACTTGGAGGCTCGTCAACGGACGCTACAAATTCGAACAGCGCGGCAGAGTAAGCGCCAAATACAAGGGAGAAATTGAGATGTATTTCTTGGAAACGTAA